The stretch of DNA CCGAACCGCACGCGGCCAACCCCGCAGGAATTCGAGATGTACTTCGATTGCTAATGTAGGCGGGACATTTGCGTTTCTGACCAGCAGTTATTCGCGAATCTCCCAAACTTAAAAGAAATCCCAGTCTACTCTTGAACTGGCCCCCGAAAGTTGGACTGGTTTAATTCTAGGCGGTTTGGGTTTCAAGGGTCTGGTTCCGATAGTGCATCGGGGTCAGGCCCTTGAGTCGTTGTTGGATGCGTTCGTGGTTGTACCAGTGAATGTAGTCATCGAGTGCGTGGTAGAAGTCATCCTGACTGGTAAATGACTCACCGTGGTACATCTCTGTCTTGAGGTGCCCGAAGAAGTTTTCCATCACCGCGTTGTCGTAGCAGTTACCTTTCCTTGACATTGACTGCACACCACCAATGCTGTCAATGAGGTCGCGCCAGCTGGAATGCTGGTACTGGAACCCTTGATCCGTATGCACCAGTAAACCTTTTCCTGGCGATTGTTGTGCGATGGCATCACGCAAAGACTGTGACGTAAACGCTGTATTCGGTGAGGTAGACACGCTATACGACACGATCGCCCGATCATATAGGTCCATGATCGGCGACAAGTAAACCTTGGTGCCAGCGACCCGAAACTCCGTGACATCACTTACCCACACCGTATTTGGTGTATCCGGTGTGAAGCATCGATCCAGCACGTTCTTGGCGATGTGGCTGACAGTGCCTTTGTACGAGTTGTACTTCTTTTTCACCCTGACCTTGGACTTCAGCCCCAACTCGTCCATGAGCTTGTAGACCAGCTTGTGGTTAACCGCCCACCCTTGCCGTTGGAGTTGAGCATGCACCCGCCGGTAACCATAACGACGGTTCATCCGCTGAAAGATGTCACGGATTGCCTGCTTAAGCTGGGCATGCTTATCAGCTGCAGTGAGGCGTTGTTGGTGATAGTAAAACGTCGACCGGGCAAGACCTGCCGCAGCAAGCAGATCATCCAGCCGGTGGTCTGACTTGAGGATGACGATAGCCTCGACCTTTAACCTCGTCGCTGGTTCCTCAAGTCCCGCAATTTTTTTAGGTATGCGTTTTCCGCCCGCAATTTCTCTACCTCGCGGCGCAGCCGATCTTCCTCAGTCACTGTCTTCGTAGGTGAACTGCCCTTGGGTCGTCCCTTCGGCTTCGGTCGCAAGGCTTCGTCACCACCTGCACGCCAGGCACGGACCCAACTCGAGACAAGCTGGTCGGAGGACAACCCGAACTCGCGGGCAAGATCCATCT from Corynebacterium epidermidicanis encodes:
- a CDS encoding IS3 family transposase (programmed frameshift), translated to MYAVKRFERRFKLHGRLCLVEKPTKQQFSFEVKKEVVDRFIAGESKMDLAREFGLSSDQLVSSWVRAWRAGGDEALRPKPKGRPKGSSPTKTVTEEDRLRREVEKLRAENAYPKKIAGLEEPATRLKVEAIVILKSDHRLDDLLAAAGLARSTFYYHQQRLTAADKHAQLKQAIRDIFQRMNRRYGYRRVHAQLQRQGWAVNHKLVYKLMDELGLKSKVRVKKKYNSYKGTVSHIAKNVLDRCFTPDTPNTVWVSDVTEFRVAGTKVYLSPIMDLYDRAIVSYSVSTSPNTAFTSQSLRDAIAQQSPGKGLLVHTDQGFQYQHSSWRDLIDSIGGVQSMSRKGNCYDNAVMENFFGHLKTEMYHGESFTSQDDFYHALDDYIHWYNHERIQQRLKGLTPMHYRNQTLETQTA